The Candidatus Eisenbacteria bacterium genome has a window encoding:
- a CDS encoding EamA family transporter has translation MINQLCFTEGILRTTPSHSALINTLIPVATFFFALVFRKETASARKVCGLLLALSGVLVLLRVHDFSYDERWVRGDLLTLLNAGSFGLFLVISRDVVRKHPPLAMTAYTMAWGALGIAAFGLPGLAAFDPSAIRPELFALMAWIVIFATVTTYLLNYYALSKVDSSTVALFIYLQPLLATLLSVSLGRDTLTPRLLASAALIFAGVFLVARAPARTPRSRILEAE, from the coding sequence GTGATCAACCAGCTTTGCTTCACCGAGGGGATTCTCCGAACGACCCCCTCCCATTCCGCGCTCATCAACACGCTGATTCCGGTCGCGACGTTCTTCTTCGCTCTCGTCTTCCGAAAGGAAACCGCCTCCGCGCGCAAGGTGTGCGGGCTTCTTCTTGCTCTCTCCGGCGTTCTCGTGCTTCTTCGAGTGCACGACTTCTCCTACGACGAGCGCTGGGTGCGGGGCGACCTTCTCACGCTTCTCAACGCGGGGTCCTTCGGGCTCTTCCTCGTGATCTCGCGGGACGTCGTGCGGAAGCACCCCCCTCTCGCCATGACCGCCTACACGATGGCCTGGGGAGCGCTCGGGATCGCGGCGTTCGGCTTGCCCGGCCTCGCGGCGTTCGATCCGTCGGCGATCCGTCCTGAGCTCTTCGCGCTGATGGCGTGGATCGTGATCTTCGCGACGGTCACCACGTATCTCTTGAACTACTACGCACTCTCGAAGGTCGATTCGTCGACCGTCGCTCTCTTTATCTATCTACAACCCCTGCTCGCGACGCTTCTCTCGGTCTCGCTCGGGCGCGATACGCTGACGCCTCGCCTGCTCGCGAGCGCGGCTCTCATCTTCGCCGGGGTCTTCCTCGTGGCGCGCGCGCCGGCGCGAACGCCTCGCTCGCGCATCCTGGAAGCGGAATGA